In Nerophis lumbriciformis linkage group LG14, RoL_Nlum_v2.1, whole genome shotgun sequence, a single genomic region encodes these proteins:
- the kank3 gene encoding KN motif and ankyrin repeat domain-containing protein 3 isoform X2, which produces MTQSVQVNTKLSDLGSPFIYSSQEEANQPPSYSVQTPYGFQLDLDFLKYVEEIESGHNIRRAAVTSRRSGRGLKISQRCPTAGGRTSGWTSTESLSSPASEDGRAPPLPPPRNRLGSAPCEMLSLSPVTLLNVPPLSASGKIPPPPPQRNPRVERTLLETSRRLQQEQSHHHQNGGRFQLADPPKQLSKAASTQPLQSIWTKPSPQTSGRNTPATGTAVTPVPPSQLQTVREQMATALKQLKEMEERVKGVPALEKEVAELRAEKDMLLIALQEKKAVKGVTQQPQKQAVETSTQTTAIPQSNSNIQSRLGSPTSPGHKGHGKSEELKKLAEKFEGKDGRAAELSSKVALKLPGKVSVEKKSVAVGDDQPMDSVVLYFSHGVKDASEGTEVHVCEKGTGTEKPAVRAEGTQARAETKEAEVWVMESLLGLTSETQREMDTLQDTIKFQQESITDLENQLSLAGTDLGIFRAQVEQMTCKVTFEKGVLAKPDLKDAKNETASPTIKDAAVLCCPDMMDACTGDSLQAHLTEQGAQTDAIIPPEEPVPVVMVSTGCQYENVFEEKMEGQKVSVPKKRHTMTDYKVLSEEIVSMSEEKEGDQGDVTTPCNIKTETGMLKSIMKRKDGNGSGENRTAGKKSLQFVGILNGGYESTSSEEEDEGSTSEESGEGDCLDSTEEEVDAQEETSEEERNINLDESDTDEETLRASNVSFDDVKEKFELSSKMREACIILKNHLNDDIQTLKSKEVLASTHTVQLEWFRISSAKTAQPPRVSDYLMAFLEVSSLLLEHVVNMTDGNGNTALHYSVSHSNFGVVDLLLDTDMCSVDKQNKAGYTAIMLAALSTVKEDDDMSVVKKLFSKGNVNAKASQAGQTALMLAVSHGRQGMVEALLECGADVNVQDDEGSTALMCASEHGRAEIVKLLLEQPGCDISIVDNDGSNALSIALEASHNDTAVLLYAHMNYAKPQGAMGSPTTQRSPPSTHKSWPAE; this is translated from the exons ATGACTCAATCTGTGCAAGTTAACACAAAGTTGTCCG ATTTGGGCTCTCCATTCATCTACTCCAGTCAGGAGGAAGCTAACCAGCCGCCGTCCTACTCTGTCCAAACACCATATGGTTTCCAGCTTGATCTGGACTTCCTCAAATATGTGGAAGAGATAGAAAGTGGGCATAACATTCGCAGAGCAGCTGTCACATCTCGTCGTTCTGGACGGGGGCTCAAGATCTCTCAGAGATGTCCTACTGCGGGGGGCCGCACCAGTGGTTGGACATCCACAGAGTCGCTCTCCTCCCCTGCTAGTGAGGATGGCAGGGCCCCTCCCCTTCCGCCACCACGGAACCGCCTTGGCTCAGCACCCTGTGAAATGCTCTCACTGTCCCCTGTGACCCTTCTCAATGTCCCTCCATTGTCTGCCAGCGGCAAAATACCACCTCCACCCCCGCAACGCAACCCCAGAGTTGAGCGAACTCTCTTGGAAACCAGCCGGAGATTACAGCAGGAGCAGAGCCACCATCACCAGAATGGTGGACGATTCCAACTGGCAGATCCCCCCAAACAGCTGTCCAAGGCTGCATCAACTCAACCTCTGCAAAGTATCTGGACCAAACCCAGTCCTCAAACATCCGGGCGCAACACTCCAGCTACTGGCACTGCAGTGACCCCGGTCCCACCCAGCCAGCTGCAGACCGTGAGAGAGCAGATGGCTACAGCCTTGAAGCAACTGAAGGAGATGGAGGAACGAGTAAAAGGTGTCCCGGCGCTAGAAAAAGAGGTAGCCGAACTTCGTGCCGAGAAAGACATGCTGTTAATTGCACTTCAGGAGAAGAAAGCAGTCAAGGGTGTGACCCAGCAGCCACAAAAACAGGCTGTGGAAACCTCTACCCAGACCACAGCGATCCCCCAGTCCAACTCCAATATCCAAAGTCGATTAGGCTCCCCAACCTCACCTGGTCACAAAGGCCATGGGAAATCTGAAGAGCTGAAGAAACTGGCTGAGAAATTTGAAGGGAAGGACGGTCGAGCAGCCGAACTTTCATCCAAAGTTGCATTGAAGCTTCCAGGCAAAGTGTCAGTTGAGAAGAAATCTGTGGCTGTAGGAGATGATCAGCCAATGGACTCCGTTGTTCTTTATTTCAGCCACGGTGTCAAAGATGCCTCTGAAGGAACCGAGGTCCATGTTTGTGAGAAGGGCACGGGTACTGAAAAGCCTGCGGTGCGTGCGGAAGGAACACAAGCCAGAGCCGAGACAAAGGAGGCCGAGGTTTGGGTAATGGAGTCATTACTTGGGCTGACTTCGGAGACGCAACGCGAGATGGACACCTTACAGGACACTATTAAGTTCCAGCAGGAGTCTATAACTGACCTAGAGAACCAGCTGAGCCTTGCCGGCACTGACTTGGGAATTTTCAGAGCCCAGGTTGAGCAAATGACGTGCAAAGTCACCTTTGAGAAAGGGGTTCTTGCCAAACCGGACTTGAAGGACGCCAAGAATGAGACTGCATCTCCTACCATAAAGGATGCTGCAGTTTTGTGCTGTCCAGACATGATGGATGCATGTACAGGAGACAGCTTACAAGCACACCTGACCGAACAAGGCGCCCAAACTGATGCTATAATCCCACCGGAAGAACCAGTGCCAGTTGTCATGGTCAGCACTGGTTGCCAGTATGAAAATGTGTTTGAAGAAAAGATGGAAGGACAGAAAGTTAGTGTGCCAAAGAAGAGACACACCATGACTGATTATAAGGTTTTATCAGAGGAGATTGTCAGTATGTCTGAGGAGAAAGAAGGAGACCAGGGTGACGTAACGACACCCTGCAACATCAAGACAG AAACAGGTATGCTGAAATCAATCATGAAGAGGAAAGATGGCAACGGCTCAGGTGAAAATCGCACAGCGGGCAAGAAGAGCTTGCAGTTTGTTGGTATTCTAAACGGAGG GTATGAATCCACATCTAGTGAAGAGGAAGATGAGGGAAGCACCTCTGAAGAAAGTGGAGAAGGGGACTGCCTAGACAGCACGGAGGAGGAAGTGGATGCGCAGGAAGAAACATCAGAGGAGGAACGAAACATCAACCTGGATGAGAGCGACACGGATGAAGAAACCCTGAGAGCATCCAATGTGTCATTTGATGACGTGAAAGAGAA GTTTGAGCTGAGCTCCAAAATGCGTGAAGCTTGCATCATTCTGAAGAACCACCTCAATGACGACATCCAGACACTGAAGAGTAAGGAAGTG CTCGCCAGTACTCACACGGTCCAGCTGGAGTGGTTCCGCATCTCCAGCGCCAAGACTGCTCAGCCTCCGCGAGTCTCCGACTACCTGATGGCGTTCCTGGAGGTTTCTTCGCTGCTGCTGGAGCACGTGGTGAACATGACAGACGGCAACGGCAACACCGCTCTTCACTACAGCGTCTCACACTCCAACTTTGGTGTGGTGGACCTGCTACTGGACACAG ACATGTGTAGCGTGGATAAGCAGAACAAGGCGGGCTACACGGCCATCATGCTGGCCGCTCTGTCGACTGTGAAGGAGGACGACGACATGTCTGTGGTCAAGAAGCTCTTCAGTAAGGGCAACGTCAACGCCAAGGCCAGCCAG GCCGGCCAGACAGCGCTGATGCTCGCTGTGAGTCACGGCCGTCAGGGGATGGTGGAGGCGCTCCTGGAGTGCGGCGCCGATGTTAACGTGCAGGACGACGAAGGCTCTACGGCGCTGATGTGCGCCAGCGAGCACGGCCGAGCTGAGATTGTCAAACTCCTCTTGGAGCAGCCTGGTTGCGACATCTCCATCGTTGATAAT
- the kank3 gene encoding KN motif and ankyrin repeat domain-containing protein 3 isoform X3: protein MTQSVQVNTKLSDLGSPFIYSSQEEANQPPSYSVQTPYGFQLDLDFLKYVEEIESGHNIRRAAVTSRRSGRGLKISQRCPTAGGRTSGWTSTESLSSPASEDGRAPPLPPPRNRLGSAPCEMLSLSPVTLLNVPPLSASGKIPPPPPQRNPRVERTLLETSRRLQQEQSHHHQNGGRFQLADPPKQLSKAASTQPLQSIWTKPSPQTSGRNTPATGTAVTPVPPSQLQTVREQMATALKQLKEMEERVKGVPALEKEVAELRAEKDMLLIALQEKKAVKGVTQQPQKQAVETSTQTTAIPQSNSNIQSRLGSPTSPGHKGHGKSEELKKLAEKFEGKDGRAAELSSKVALKLPGKVSVEKKSVAVGDDQPMDSVVLYFSHGVKDASEGTEVHVCEKGTGTEKPAVRAEGTQARAETKEAEVWVMESLLGLTSETQREMDTLQDTIKFQQESITDLENQLSLAGTDLGIFRAQVEQMTCKVTFEKGVLAKPDLKDAKNETASPTIKDAAVLCCPDMMDACTGDSLQAHLTEQGAQTDAIIPPEEPVPVVMVSTGCQYENVFEEKMEGQKVSVPKKRHTMTDYKVLSEEIVSMSEEKEGDQGDVTTPCNIKTGMLKSIMKRKDGNGSGENRTAGKKSLQFVGILNGGYESTSSEEEDEGSTSEESGEGDCLDSTEEEVDAQEETSEEERNINLDESDTDEETLRASNVSFDDVKEKFELSSKMREACIILKNHLNDDIQTLKSKEVLASTHTVQLEWFRISSAKTAQPPRVSDYLMAFLEVSSLLLEHVVNMTDGNGNTALHYSVSHSNFGVVDLLLDTDMCSVDKQNKAGYTAIMLAALSTVKEDDDMSVVKKLFSKGNVNAKASQAGQTALMLAVSHGRQGMVEALLECGADVNVQDDEGSTALMCASEHGRAEIVKLLLEQPGCDISIVDNDGSNALSIALEASHNDTAVLLYAHMNYAKPQGAMGSPTTQRSPPSTHKSWPAE, encoded by the exons ATGACTCAATCTGTGCAAGTTAACACAAAGTTGTCCG ATTTGGGCTCTCCATTCATCTACTCCAGTCAGGAGGAAGCTAACCAGCCGCCGTCCTACTCTGTCCAAACACCATATGGTTTCCAGCTTGATCTGGACTTCCTCAAATATGTGGAAGAGATAGAAAGTGGGCATAACATTCGCAGAGCAGCTGTCACATCTCGTCGTTCTGGACGGGGGCTCAAGATCTCTCAGAGATGTCCTACTGCGGGGGGCCGCACCAGTGGTTGGACATCCACAGAGTCGCTCTCCTCCCCTGCTAGTGAGGATGGCAGGGCCCCTCCCCTTCCGCCACCACGGAACCGCCTTGGCTCAGCACCCTGTGAAATGCTCTCACTGTCCCCTGTGACCCTTCTCAATGTCCCTCCATTGTCTGCCAGCGGCAAAATACCACCTCCACCCCCGCAACGCAACCCCAGAGTTGAGCGAACTCTCTTGGAAACCAGCCGGAGATTACAGCAGGAGCAGAGCCACCATCACCAGAATGGTGGACGATTCCAACTGGCAGATCCCCCCAAACAGCTGTCCAAGGCTGCATCAACTCAACCTCTGCAAAGTATCTGGACCAAACCCAGTCCTCAAACATCCGGGCGCAACACTCCAGCTACTGGCACTGCAGTGACCCCGGTCCCACCCAGCCAGCTGCAGACCGTGAGAGAGCAGATGGCTACAGCCTTGAAGCAACTGAAGGAGATGGAGGAACGAGTAAAAGGTGTCCCGGCGCTAGAAAAAGAGGTAGCCGAACTTCGTGCCGAGAAAGACATGCTGTTAATTGCACTTCAGGAGAAGAAAGCAGTCAAGGGTGTGACCCAGCAGCCACAAAAACAGGCTGTGGAAACCTCTACCCAGACCACAGCGATCCCCCAGTCCAACTCCAATATCCAAAGTCGATTAGGCTCCCCAACCTCACCTGGTCACAAAGGCCATGGGAAATCTGAAGAGCTGAAGAAACTGGCTGAGAAATTTGAAGGGAAGGACGGTCGAGCAGCCGAACTTTCATCCAAAGTTGCATTGAAGCTTCCAGGCAAAGTGTCAGTTGAGAAGAAATCTGTGGCTGTAGGAGATGATCAGCCAATGGACTCCGTTGTTCTTTATTTCAGCCACGGTGTCAAAGATGCCTCTGAAGGAACCGAGGTCCATGTTTGTGAGAAGGGCACGGGTACTGAAAAGCCTGCGGTGCGTGCGGAAGGAACACAAGCCAGAGCCGAGACAAAGGAGGCCGAGGTTTGGGTAATGGAGTCATTACTTGGGCTGACTTCGGAGACGCAACGCGAGATGGACACCTTACAGGACACTATTAAGTTCCAGCAGGAGTCTATAACTGACCTAGAGAACCAGCTGAGCCTTGCCGGCACTGACTTGGGAATTTTCAGAGCCCAGGTTGAGCAAATGACGTGCAAAGTCACCTTTGAGAAAGGGGTTCTTGCCAAACCGGACTTGAAGGACGCCAAGAATGAGACTGCATCTCCTACCATAAAGGATGCTGCAGTTTTGTGCTGTCCAGACATGATGGATGCATGTACAGGAGACAGCTTACAAGCACACCTGACCGAACAAGGCGCCCAAACTGATGCTATAATCCCACCGGAAGAACCAGTGCCAGTTGTCATGGTCAGCACTGGTTGCCAGTATGAAAATGTGTTTGAAGAAAAGATGGAAGGACAGAAAGTTAGTGTGCCAAAGAAGAGACACACCATGACTGATTATAAGGTTTTATCAGAGGAGATTGTCAGTATGTCTGAGGAGAAAGAAGGAGACCAGGGTGACGTAACGACACCCTGCAACATCAAGACAG GTATGCTGAAATCAATCATGAAGAGGAAAGATGGCAACGGCTCAGGTGAAAATCGCACAGCGGGCAAGAAGAGCTTGCAGTTTGTTGGTATTCTAAACGGAGG GTATGAATCCACATCTAGTGAAGAGGAAGATGAGGGAAGCACCTCTGAAGAAAGTGGAGAAGGGGACTGCCTAGACAGCACGGAGGAGGAAGTGGATGCGCAGGAAGAAACATCAGAGGAGGAACGAAACATCAACCTGGATGAGAGCGACACGGATGAAGAAACCCTGAGAGCATCCAATGTGTCATTTGATGACGTGAAAGAGAA GTTTGAGCTGAGCTCCAAAATGCGTGAAGCTTGCATCATTCTGAAGAACCACCTCAATGACGACATCCAGACACTGAAGAGTAAGGAAGTG CTCGCCAGTACTCACACGGTCCAGCTGGAGTGGTTCCGCATCTCCAGCGCCAAGACTGCTCAGCCTCCGCGAGTCTCCGACTACCTGATGGCGTTCCTGGAGGTTTCTTCGCTGCTGCTGGAGCACGTGGTGAACATGACAGACGGCAACGGCAACACCGCTCTTCACTACAGCGTCTCACACTCCAACTTTGGTGTGGTGGACCTGCTACTGGACACAG ACATGTGTAGCGTGGATAAGCAGAACAAGGCGGGCTACACGGCCATCATGCTGGCCGCTCTGTCGACTGTGAAGGAGGACGACGACATGTCTGTGGTCAAGAAGCTCTTCAGTAAGGGCAACGTCAACGCCAAGGCCAGCCAG GCCGGCCAGACAGCGCTGATGCTCGCTGTGAGTCACGGCCGTCAGGGGATGGTGGAGGCGCTCCTGGAGTGCGGCGCCGATGTTAACGTGCAGGACGACGAAGGCTCTACGGCGCTGATGTGCGCCAGCGAGCACGGCCGAGCTGAGATTGTCAAACTCCTCTTGGAGCAGCCTGGTTGCGACATCTCCATCGTTGATAAT
- the kank3 gene encoding KN motif and ankyrin repeat domain-containing protein 3 isoform X1, with translation MTQSVQVNTKLSDLGSPFIYSSQEEANQPPSYSVQTPYGFQLDLDFLKYVEEIESGHNIRRAAVTSRRSGRGLKISQRCPTAGGRTSGWTSTESLSSPASEDGRAPPLPPPRNRLGSAPCEMLSLSPVTLLNVPPLSASGKIPPPPPQRNPRVERTLLETSRRLQQEQSHHHQNGGRFQLADPPKQLSKAASTQPLQSIWTKPSPQTSGRNTPATGTAVTPVPPSQLQTVREQMATALKQLKEMEERVKGVPALEKEVAELRAEKDMLLIALQEKKAVKGVTQQPQKQAVETSTQTTAIPQSNSNIQSRLGSPTSPGHKGHGKSEELKKLAEKFEGKDGRAAELSSKVALKLPGKVSVEKKSVAVGDDQPMDSVVLYFSHGVKDASEGTEVHVCEKGTGTEKPAVRAEGTQARAETKEAEVWVMESLLGLTSETQREMDTLQDTIKFQQESITDLENQLSLAGTDLGIFRAQVEQMTCKVTFEKGVLAKPDLKDAKNETASPTIKDAAVLCCPDMMDACTGDSLQAHLTEQGAQTDAIIPPEEPVPVVMVSTGCQYENVFEEKMEGQKVSVPKKRHTMTDYKVLSEEIVSMSEEKEGDQGDVTTPCNIKTVSSMIETGMLKSIMKRKDGNGSGENRTAGKKSLQFVGILNGGYESTSSEEEDEGSTSEESGEGDCLDSTEEEVDAQEETSEEERNINLDESDTDEETLRASNVSFDDVKEKFELSSKMREACIILKNHLNDDIQTLKSKEVLASTHTVQLEWFRISSAKTAQPPRVSDYLMAFLEVSSLLLEHVVNMTDGNGNTALHYSVSHSNFGVVDLLLDTDMCSVDKQNKAGYTAIMLAALSTVKEDDDMSVVKKLFSKGNVNAKASQAGQTALMLAVSHGRQGMVEALLECGADVNVQDDEGSTALMCASEHGRAEIVKLLLEQPGCDISIVDNDGSNALSIALEASHNDTAVLLYAHMNYAKPQGAMGSPTTQRSPPSTHKSWPAE, from the exons ATGACTCAATCTGTGCAAGTTAACACAAAGTTGTCCG ATTTGGGCTCTCCATTCATCTACTCCAGTCAGGAGGAAGCTAACCAGCCGCCGTCCTACTCTGTCCAAACACCATATGGTTTCCAGCTTGATCTGGACTTCCTCAAATATGTGGAAGAGATAGAAAGTGGGCATAACATTCGCAGAGCAGCTGTCACATCTCGTCGTTCTGGACGGGGGCTCAAGATCTCTCAGAGATGTCCTACTGCGGGGGGCCGCACCAGTGGTTGGACATCCACAGAGTCGCTCTCCTCCCCTGCTAGTGAGGATGGCAGGGCCCCTCCCCTTCCGCCACCACGGAACCGCCTTGGCTCAGCACCCTGTGAAATGCTCTCACTGTCCCCTGTGACCCTTCTCAATGTCCCTCCATTGTCTGCCAGCGGCAAAATACCACCTCCACCCCCGCAACGCAACCCCAGAGTTGAGCGAACTCTCTTGGAAACCAGCCGGAGATTACAGCAGGAGCAGAGCCACCATCACCAGAATGGTGGACGATTCCAACTGGCAGATCCCCCCAAACAGCTGTCCAAGGCTGCATCAACTCAACCTCTGCAAAGTATCTGGACCAAACCCAGTCCTCAAACATCCGGGCGCAACACTCCAGCTACTGGCACTGCAGTGACCCCGGTCCCACCCAGCCAGCTGCAGACCGTGAGAGAGCAGATGGCTACAGCCTTGAAGCAACTGAAGGAGATGGAGGAACGAGTAAAAGGTGTCCCGGCGCTAGAAAAAGAGGTAGCCGAACTTCGTGCCGAGAAAGACATGCTGTTAATTGCACTTCAGGAGAAGAAAGCAGTCAAGGGTGTGACCCAGCAGCCACAAAAACAGGCTGTGGAAACCTCTACCCAGACCACAGCGATCCCCCAGTCCAACTCCAATATCCAAAGTCGATTAGGCTCCCCAACCTCACCTGGTCACAAAGGCCATGGGAAATCTGAAGAGCTGAAGAAACTGGCTGAGAAATTTGAAGGGAAGGACGGTCGAGCAGCCGAACTTTCATCCAAAGTTGCATTGAAGCTTCCAGGCAAAGTGTCAGTTGAGAAGAAATCTGTGGCTGTAGGAGATGATCAGCCAATGGACTCCGTTGTTCTTTATTTCAGCCACGGTGTCAAAGATGCCTCTGAAGGAACCGAGGTCCATGTTTGTGAGAAGGGCACGGGTACTGAAAAGCCTGCGGTGCGTGCGGAAGGAACACAAGCCAGAGCCGAGACAAAGGAGGCCGAGGTTTGGGTAATGGAGTCATTACTTGGGCTGACTTCGGAGACGCAACGCGAGATGGACACCTTACAGGACACTATTAAGTTCCAGCAGGAGTCTATAACTGACCTAGAGAACCAGCTGAGCCTTGCCGGCACTGACTTGGGAATTTTCAGAGCCCAGGTTGAGCAAATGACGTGCAAAGTCACCTTTGAGAAAGGGGTTCTTGCCAAACCGGACTTGAAGGACGCCAAGAATGAGACTGCATCTCCTACCATAAAGGATGCTGCAGTTTTGTGCTGTCCAGACATGATGGATGCATGTACAGGAGACAGCTTACAAGCACACCTGACCGAACAAGGCGCCCAAACTGATGCTATAATCCCACCGGAAGAACCAGTGCCAGTTGTCATGGTCAGCACTGGTTGCCAGTATGAAAATGTGTTTGAAGAAAAGATGGAAGGACAGAAAGTTAGTGTGCCAAAGAAGAGACACACCATGACTGATTATAAGGTTTTATCAGAGGAGATTGTCAGTATGTCTGAGGAGAAAGAAGGAGACCAGGGTGACGTAACGACACCCTGCAACATCAAGACAG TTTCATCCATGATAGAAACAGGTATGCTGAAATCAATCATGAAGAGGAAAGATGGCAACGGCTCAGGTGAAAATCGCACAGCGGGCAAGAAGAGCTTGCAGTTTGTTGGTATTCTAAACGGAGG GTATGAATCCACATCTAGTGAAGAGGAAGATGAGGGAAGCACCTCTGAAGAAAGTGGAGAAGGGGACTGCCTAGACAGCACGGAGGAGGAAGTGGATGCGCAGGAAGAAACATCAGAGGAGGAACGAAACATCAACCTGGATGAGAGCGACACGGATGAAGAAACCCTGAGAGCATCCAATGTGTCATTTGATGACGTGAAAGAGAA GTTTGAGCTGAGCTCCAAAATGCGTGAAGCTTGCATCATTCTGAAGAACCACCTCAATGACGACATCCAGACACTGAAGAGTAAGGAAGTG CTCGCCAGTACTCACACGGTCCAGCTGGAGTGGTTCCGCATCTCCAGCGCCAAGACTGCTCAGCCTCCGCGAGTCTCCGACTACCTGATGGCGTTCCTGGAGGTTTCTTCGCTGCTGCTGGAGCACGTGGTGAACATGACAGACGGCAACGGCAACACCGCTCTTCACTACAGCGTCTCACACTCCAACTTTGGTGTGGTGGACCTGCTACTGGACACAG ACATGTGTAGCGTGGATAAGCAGAACAAGGCGGGCTACACGGCCATCATGCTGGCCGCTCTGTCGACTGTGAAGGAGGACGACGACATGTCTGTGGTCAAGAAGCTCTTCAGTAAGGGCAACGTCAACGCCAAGGCCAGCCAG GCCGGCCAGACAGCGCTGATGCTCGCTGTGAGTCACGGCCGTCAGGGGATGGTGGAGGCGCTCCTGGAGTGCGGCGCCGATGTTAACGTGCAGGACGACGAAGGCTCTACGGCGCTGATGTGCGCCAGCGAGCACGGCCGAGCTGAGATTGTCAAACTCCTCTTGGAGCAGCCTGGTTGCGACATCTCCATCGTTGATAAT